A region from the Thermodesulfovibrionales bacterium genome encodes:
- a CDS encoding tail fiber domain-containing protein yields SSETGSNMLYIDNCNIMDGSGNCTQPLIKGTFDNPRTVSIDGALTVTGTITSMAGGSSGSTYFGQGAGNIGWFETFVGNGAGHSTTTGEGNSFIGSNAGNSNTQGEGNSFFGAGAGEDNKTGSQNTYIGSGTALNHTSGDNNTFLGWGAGSCVDPNTTGSGNVFLGYQAGCSETGSNKLYIDNCYTGSSGGYCAQPLIKGDFQARSVKIDGTLTMVTVATPSDRRYKKEIHPLESSLDKVLRMQGVSFEWDREKVYGAGYRSGRQIGLIAQEVEKVLPELVQTDDEGYKTLSYDKVTPVLVEAIKEQQKQIKERDARIERLEEELAKMERRLASLETSANTVAMK; encoded by the coding sequence TCTTCTGAAACCGGCTCGAACATGCTCTACATAGATAACTGCAATATAATGGATGGCTCCGGCAATTGCACTCAGCCTCTCATTAAGGGGACATTCGACAATCCTCGTACCGTCAGTATCGACGGCGCACTTACTGTTACAGGAACTATCACGTCCATGGCAGGAGGCTCCTCTGGCAGCACTTACTTTGGTCAGGGTGCTGGGAACATTGGCTGGTTCGAGACCTTTGTAGGTAACGGTGCTGGACACTCTACCACCACAGGCGAAGGCAATAGCTTCATCGGCTCTAACGCCGGTAATTCCAACACTCAAGGAGAAGGGAACAGTTTCTTCGGTGCCGGTGCTGGTGAAGATAACAAGACAGGCTCTCAGAACACCTATATCGGTAGTGGAACTGCCCTTAATCACACCTCAGGCGACAACAACACTTTTTTAGGCTGGGGCGCTGGAAGTTGCGTGGACCCGAACACCACCGGCTCCGGCAATGTGTTTCTGGGTTATCAGGCGGGCTGTAGCGAGACTGGATCAAATAAGCTCTATATCGACAACTGTTATACCGGCAGTTCCGGTGGTTATTGCGCTCAACCTCTTATTAAAGGTGATTTTCAAGCCCGTTCTGTGAAGATCGATGGGACTCTGACCATGGTGACGGTGGCTACGCCGTCTGACAGGCGCTATAAGAAAGAGATCCATCCCCTTGAATCGTCCCTCGACAAGGTTCTCCGCATGCAAGGGGTGAGCTTTGAATGGGATAGGGAAAAGGTCTATGGGGCAGGTTACAGGAGCGGCAGGCAGATCGGACTGATAGCCCAGGAGGTAGAGAAGGTGCTTCCGGAACTAGTGCAGACAGATGACGAGGGGTACAAGACGCTCTCCTATGACAAAGTCACCCCGGTGCTCGTAGAGGCAATTAAGGAACAGCAAAAGCAGATCAAGGAGAGGGACGCTCGTATCGAACGGCTTGAAGAAGAGCTGGCGAAGATGGAGCGGCGTCTGGCATCCCTTGAAACCTCGGCAAACACGGTCGCAATGAAATAA